Proteins from a single region of Vulgatibacter sp.:
- a CDS encoding isoprenylcysteine carboxyl methyltransferase family protein, producing the protein MVNLYLGFLLLLGVERIGELVLSRRNAARSLADGGVEVGQRHFRAMALLHTAFLFACAAEVVLFERRFPGALGTFAFGVAILAQALRYWAIGTLGPRWNVRVIVVPGEAPVTSGPYRFVRHPNYVAVVLEILFVPLIHGAWITALLFSAANAVLLYVRIRTEEAALGAAYRAAFAERPRFLPGGKS; encoded by the coding sequence ATGGTGAACCTCTACCTCGGCTTCCTCCTCCTCCTCGGCGTGGAGCGGATCGGCGAGCTCGTGCTTTCGCGGCGCAACGCCGCGCGCTCGCTCGCCGACGGCGGCGTCGAGGTGGGGCAGCGCCACTTCCGCGCGATGGCTCTCCTCCACACGGCATTCCTCTTCGCTTGCGCGGCGGAGGTCGTGCTCTTCGAGCGGCGCTTTCCCGGCGCACTCGGCACCTTCGCCTTCGGCGTCGCGATCCTCGCCCAGGCGCTGCGCTACTGGGCGATAGGCACCCTGGGTCCGCGCTGGAACGTACGGGTGATCGTGGTGCCGGGCGAGGCGCCGGTGACCTCCGGCCCCTACCGCTTCGTGCGCCACCCGAACTACGTGGCGGTGGTGCTGGAGATCCTCTTCGTGCCGCTGATCCACGGTGCCTGGATCACGGCGCTCCTCTTCTCGGCAGCCAATGCGGTGCTGCTCTACGTGCGGATCCGCACCGAGGAGGCGGCGCTCGGCGCTGCATACCGAGCGGCCTTTGCGGAGCGGCCGCGCTTCCTTCCCGGAGGGAAATCTTGA
- a CDS encoding DUF4863 family protein: MEPTNENVLAALQPICRTVASLDLSRPAEAEAALAQSVSPGALQEIGALLSSAFEAGWLCPKSGGPGVFFGRVAKPSDQTAGVSIDAVEMEGPALEHLHPKGEVSLCFARSGDPRFEGRPAGFVVMPPGSRHVPTVTGGRMLIVYFLPDGAMEWTPA, translated from the coding sequence ATGGAGCCCACCAACGAAAACGTCCTCGCCGCCCTGCAGCCGATTTGCCGCACGGTGGCTTCGCTCGACTTGAGCCGTCCTGCGGAAGCGGAGGCGGCCCTCGCGCAGAGCGTCTCGCCCGGGGCGCTGCAGGAGATCGGCGCGCTGCTCTCGTCGGCCTTCGAGGCAGGCTGGCTCTGCCCGAAGAGCGGCGGTCCCGGCGTCTTCTTCGGCAGGGTGGCGAAGCCCTCCGACCAGACGGCAGGCGTGAGCATCGACGCAGTGGAGATGGAGGGGCCGGCGCTCGAGCACCTCCACCCGAAGGGTGAGGTGAGCCTCTGCTTCGCGAGGAGCGGCGACCCGCGCTTCGAGGGCAGGCCCGCGGGCTTCGTGGTGATGCCGCCTGGCAGCAGGCACGTGCCCACCGTCACCGGGGGCCGGATGCTCATCGTCTACTTCCTGCCCGACGGGGCGATGGAGTGGACGCCGGCTTGA
- the pip gene encoding prolyl aminopeptidase: MEVASTRRTLYPPVEPFNTGRLRVSDVHEIYFEESGNPQGKPVVFVHGGPGGGTDPKVRRFFDPSAYRIVLFDQRGCGKSTPHASLEANTTWDLVADMERIREHLGIEKWQVFGGSWGSTLALAYAETHPARVSELVLRGTFLLRKQEIDWFYQRGASAIFPDAWEGYVAPIPEAERGDLLHAYHRRLTAEDPAVRQEAAKAWSVWEGSTSRLLPDPELIAKTGGDEFAIAFARIECHYFVNKGFFETEDQLLRGVERIRQVPAVIVQGRYDVVCPMETAWALHKAWPEADLRVVPDAGHSAMEAGIVHELVSATDRFRR; this comes from the coding sequence ATGGAAGTCGCCAGCACCCGTCGCACCCTCTACCCGCCGGTCGAGCCCTTCAACACCGGCAGGCTGCGCGTCTCGGACGTGCACGAGATCTACTTCGAGGAGTCCGGCAACCCGCAGGGCAAGCCGGTGGTCTTCGTCCACGGCGGCCCCGGTGGCGGCACCGACCCGAAGGTCCGGCGCTTCTTCGATCCGTCCGCCTACCGGATCGTCCTCTTCGATCAGCGCGGCTGCGGCAAGAGCACGCCCCACGCCTCCCTCGAGGCCAACACCACCTGGGATCTCGTTGCCGACATGGAGCGGATCCGCGAGCACCTCGGCATCGAGAAGTGGCAGGTCTTCGGCGGCTCCTGGGGCAGCACCCTGGCGCTCGCCTACGCGGAGACGCATCCGGCGCGGGTGAGCGAGCTGGTGCTCCGCGGGACCTTCCTGCTCCGCAAGCAGGAGATCGACTGGTTCTACCAGCGCGGCGCCAGCGCGATCTTCCCCGACGCCTGGGAGGGCTACGTCGCCCCGATCCCGGAGGCGGAGCGCGGCGATCTGCTCCACGCCTACCACCGCCGCCTCACCGCCGAGGATCCCGCCGTGCGGCAGGAGGCCGCGAAGGCCTGGAGCGTCTGGGAGGGGAGCACGAGCAGGCTGCTGCCGGATCCCGAGCTCATCGCCAAGACCGGCGGCGACGAATTCGCCATCGCGTTTGCCCGGATCGAGTGCCACTACTTCGTGAACAAGGGCTTCTTCGAGACCGAGGACCAGCTGCTCCGCGGCGTCGAGCGGATCCGCCAGGTGCCCGCGGTGATCGTGCAGGGGCGCTACGACGTGGTCTGCCCGATGGAGACCGCCTGGGCGCTGCACAAGGCCTGGCCCGAGGCGGACCTGCGGGTGGTGCCGGACGCGGGCCACTCGGCGATGGAGGCGGGGATCGTCCACGAGCTCGTCTCCGCCACCGACCGGTTCCGCCGGTAG
- a CDS encoding AMP-binding protein, translating to MIPARLEGRALPPQRHRTVQEALRAAAGSDTGLTFWDAAERETVIPWREVHRRACHVAGALARLGVRPGDRVAMILPTSPAFPDAFFGTLLAGAVPVPLYPPLRLGRLGEYHERTARMLRACGAVLLLSDRRIRRLLGEATALARPPLGCVAVEDLELGGALDLPGREAELAVIQFSSGTTVDPKPVALRHENVLANVAAIDSYLPEEGPVRQAGVSWLPLYHDMGLIGCLLLAVAHPGPLTLIPPELFLARPALWLRAVAKKRATVSPAPNFAFGLCLRRVRDEDLRGLDLSSWRLALNGAEPIAAGVLRRFAERFAPFGFDPSALLPVYGLSEASLAVTFSRPGGGFATAERDGREVVSVGVPVPGTAVEVRGEDGAVLPLGEVGRIHVRSPSVMAGYFERPDATAEALQGGWLDTGDLGFVQGGELFVSGRAKDVIVLRGANHAPQAFEECLDAVEGVRTGCAVAVGFVPDGGEGEELALLVEVSGPSSGLGERVRAAVLEATGIRAHAVVELSPGTLPRTSSGKLRRGEARRQWLAGELLPPAPVTPLRLASAVVRSQLAFVRSRFRA from the coding sequence GTGATCCCCGCCCGCCTCGAGGGAAGGGCGCTGCCGCCGCAGCGCCATCGCACCGTCCAGGAGGCGCTGCGCGCAGCGGCCGGAAGCGATACGGGCCTCACCTTCTGGGACGCCGCCGAGCGGGAGACGGTGATCCCCTGGCGGGAGGTCCACCGCAGGGCCTGCCACGTCGCCGGCGCCCTCGCACGGCTGGGGGTGCGGCCCGGCGATCGGGTGGCGATGATCCTGCCCACCTCGCCGGCCTTCCCCGACGCCTTCTTCGGCACGCTCCTCGCCGGGGCGGTGCCCGTGCCCCTCTACCCGCCGCTGCGCCTCGGCCGCCTCGGCGAATACCACGAGCGGACCGCGCGCATGCTCCGCGCCTGCGGGGCGGTGCTCCTCCTCAGCGATCGGCGGATCCGCCGGCTCCTCGGCGAAGCCACCGCCCTCGCGCGGCCGCCGCTCGGCTGCGTGGCGGTGGAGGATCTCGAGCTTGGTGGGGCCCTCGACCTGCCCGGCCGCGAAGCCGAGCTGGCGGTGATCCAATTCTCCTCCGGGACCACGGTCGATCCGAAGCCGGTGGCGCTCCGCCACGAGAACGTGCTCGCCAACGTGGCGGCGATCGACTCCTACCTGCCGGAGGAGGGCCCGGTGCGCCAGGCCGGCGTCTCGTGGCTGCCGCTCTACCACGACATGGGTTTGATCGGCTGCCTGCTCCTGGCGGTGGCCCATCCGGGACCGCTCACCCTGATCCCGCCGGAGCTCTTCCTCGCCAGGCCCGCGCTCTGGCTGCGGGCGGTGGCGAAGAAGCGGGCCACCGTCTCTCCCGCACCCAACTTCGCCTTCGGCCTCTGCCTGCGGCGGGTGCGCGATGAGGATCTCCGGGGACTCGATCTCTCCTCCTGGCGCCTCGCCCTGAATGGCGCCGAGCCGATCGCCGCCGGGGTGCTGCGCCGCTTCGCCGAGCGCTTCGCTCCCTTCGGCTTCGATCCCTCCGCGCTCCTGCCGGTCTACGGGCTCTCCGAGGCATCGCTGGCGGTGACCTTCTCGCGGCCCGGCGGCGGGTTCGCCACGGCGGAACGGGACGGCAGGGAGGTGGTCTCGGTGGGCGTGCCCGTTCCCGGCACCGCGGTGGAGGTCCGGGGTGAGGACGGCGCCGTGCTGCCGCTGGGCGAGGTGGGGCGGATCCACGTGCGCAGCCCCTCGGTGATGGCGGGATATTTCGAGCGCCCGGACGCGACCGCAGAGGCGCTGCAGGGCGGCTGGCTCGACACCGGCGACCTCGGCTTCGTGCAGGGCGGGGAGCTCTTCGTCAGCGGCAGGGCCAAGGACGTGATCGTTCTCCGCGGCGCCAACCACGCGCCGCAGGCCTTCGAGGAATGCCTCGACGCCGTGGAGGGCGTGCGGACGGGCTGCGCGGTGGCGGTCGGTTTCGTTCCCGACGGCGGGGAGGGCGAGGAGTTGGCGCTGCTCGTCGAGGTGAGCGGCCCATCGAGCGGCCTCGGGGAGCGGGTGCGGGCAGCGGTGCTGGAGGCCACCGGCATCCGGGCGCATGCGGTGGTGGAGCTTTCGCCGGGAACGTTGCCCAGGACCTCGAGCGGCAAGCTCCGCCGCGGCGAGGCACGGCGGCAGTGGCTGGCTGGAGAGCTGCTCCCGCCCGCGCCGGTGACGCCCCTGCGCCTCGCCTCTGCGGTGGTGCGCTCGCAGCTCGCCTTCGTCCGCAGCAGGTTCCGGGCGTGA
- a CDS encoding CBS domain-containing protein translates to MELKEIMTRNVQVIAPDATARDAARMMKNLDVGGIPVCDGDRLRGFVTDRDIVVRAVAEGQDPSSCTVADVMTDKIIWCYEDSDVEEAGRIMQENKVRRLAVVDRNKRLVGILSLGDLAVEGEDEDFAGEVLETVSEPAQPST, encoded by the coding sequence ATGGAGTTGAAGGAGATCATGACCCGCAACGTGCAGGTCATCGCACCGGACGCCACGGCCCGCGACGCGGCGCGGATGATGAAGAACCTCGACGTGGGCGGCATCCCGGTCTGCGACGGCGATCGCCTCCGGGGCTTCGTCACCGATCGCGACATCGTGGTGCGCGCGGTGGCGGAGGGTCAGGACCCGTCGAGCTGCACCGTGGCCGACGTGATGACCGACAAGATCATCTGGTGCTACGAGGACAGCGACGTCGAGGAAGCCGGCCGCATCATGCAGGAGAACAAAGTGCGCCGCCTCGCGGTCGTGGACCGCAACAAGCGGCTGGTCGGCATCCTTTCGCTCGGCGACCTGGCGGTCGAGGGCGAGGACGAGGATTTCGCCGGCGAGGTGCTCGAGACGGTGAGCGAGCCGGCGCAGCCGTCGACCTGA
- a CDS encoding ATP-dependent DNA ligase, translating into MSGADLDGFAAVCEQVAATNARTRKVALVADYLRSLTDDDLARAALFLTGSAFPRHDPRRLSAGHATLRDAVMAVTGWDLETVRLSLREVGDTAEGIALLLVGHGAGLPFPLADAEAAFERLEQARKTAEKRALLEERMRSASPQAIKYFLKVITGELRIGLQEKQVEEAIAAATGASKQAVRDANNRAGDIARVALAARHGTLDRIEATLFHPMDFMLAKPLDSLDEITDPDAWFLEDKFDGIRAQAHVEGGRVQIFSRGLEEVTHAFPELAVAFARLPGSAVIDGEILGWKDERALPFVFFQQRLARKKVSEQMVREIPVAFVAYDLLYDDGTLLLDRPLEERRQRLATRFASERPPLLLAEQRTAADLDAIDAIFHEARSRANEGLVLKHRGSLYEPGRRSGLWRKLKRPFGTLDVVVTAAEQGHGRRAVVLSDYTFAVRDGARFVNVGKAYSGLTDEEIRALTRVFRRIQLQRFGRVLVVEPQVVLEVAFDGVQKSARHKSGFALRFPRILRWRQDKTPESIDTLDRVRELYEHSLQILEDAASPQT; encoded by the coding sequence GTGAGCGGCGCCGATCTCGACGGCTTCGCCGCGGTCTGCGAGCAGGTGGCGGCCACCAACGCGCGAACGAGGAAGGTCGCCCTCGTCGCCGATTACCTCCGCTCCCTCACCGACGACGATCTCGCCAGGGCGGCGCTCTTCCTCACCGGCAGCGCCTTCCCCCGCCACGATCCCCGCCGCCTCTCCGCAGGCCACGCCACCCTGCGCGACGCGGTGATGGCGGTGACCGGTTGGGATCTCGAGACCGTGCGCCTCTCCCTGCGCGAGGTCGGCGACACCGCCGAGGGGATCGCGCTCCTCCTCGTCGGGCACGGTGCCGGCCTTCCCTTCCCACTTGCCGACGCGGAGGCGGCCTTCGAGCGCCTCGAACAGGCCCGCAAGACCGCGGAGAAGCGCGCCCTCCTCGAGGAGCGGATGCGGAGCGCGAGCCCGCAGGCGATCAAATATTTCCTCAAGGTGATCACCGGCGAGCTGCGCATCGGCCTGCAGGAGAAGCAGGTGGAGGAGGCGATCGCCGCTGCCACCGGCGCGTCGAAGCAGGCGGTGCGCGACGCCAACAACCGCGCCGGAGACATCGCCCGGGTCGCCCTCGCCGCGCGGCACGGCACGCTCGATCGGATCGAGGCGACGCTCTTCCACCCGATGGACTTCATGCTCGCCAAGCCGCTGGACTCCCTCGACGAGATCACCGATCCGGACGCCTGGTTCCTCGAGGACAAATTCGACGGCATCCGCGCACAGGCCCACGTCGAAGGCGGGCGCGTGCAGATCTTCTCCCGCGGCCTCGAGGAGGTGACCCACGCCTTCCCCGAGCTGGCTGTGGCCTTCGCGCGCCTCCCCGGCAGCGCGGTGATCGACGGTGAGATCCTCGGCTGGAAGGACGAGCGCGCGCTTCCTTTCGTCTTCTTCCAGCAGCGCCTCGCCCGCAAGAAGGTGAGCGAGCAGATGGTCCGCGAGATCCCGGTGGCCTTCGTCGCCTACGACCTGCTCTACGACGACGGCACGCTCCTCCTCGATCGCCCGCTGGAGGAACGGAGGCAGCGCCTCGCCACGCGCTTCGCCTCCGAGCGCCCGCCGCTCCTCCTCGCCGAGCAGCGAACCGCGGCGGACCTCGACGCCATCGACGCGATCTTCCACGAGGCCCGGAGCCGCGCGAACGAGGGGCTCGTGCTCAAGCACCGCGGCAGCCTATACGAGCCCGGGAGGCGCAGCGGCCTCTGGCGCAAGCTGAAGCGCCCCTTCGGCACGCTGGACGTGGTGGTCACCGCAGCGGAGCAGGGCCACGGGCGGCGCGCGGTGGTCCTCTCCGACTACACCTTCGCCGTGCGCGACGGCGCTCGCTTCGTCAACGTGGGCAAGGCCTACTCCGGCCTCACCGACGAAGAGATCCGCGCGCTCACCCGCGTCTTCCGCCGGATCCAGCTGCAGCGCTTCGGCCGCGTGCTGGTGGTGGAGCCGCAGGTGGTGCTCGAGGTCGCCTTCGACGGCGTGCAGAAGAGCGCGCGCCACAAGAGCGGCTTCGCCCTGCGTTTCCCCCGGATCCTCCGCTGGCGCCAGGACAAGACCCCGGAATCGATCGACACCCTGGACCGCGTGCGCGAGCTCTACGAGCACTCGCTGCAGATCCTCGAGGACGCAGCCTCGCCCCAGACCTAA
- a CDS encoding type III polyketide synthase yields MPHPGILTVGQALPPHYADQEQLIAAFRKLWARQHFNLDRLEQLHRSVRVSGRHLALPIDAYEGIRSFAEANRAWTECAVSLGADAIERALAAAGLRAADVDQIFFTTVTGIAAPSIDARLVNRLGLRPDVKRTPMFGLGCVAGAAGVARASDTLRGAPGEIALLLSVELCSLTLQREDLSIPNIIASGLFGDGAAAVVLGGADRVQHGPQVVATRSVFYPDTEWVMGWNVVESGFQVVLSAQVPNLVRERIRGDVDAFLAGHGLQRGDIAHWICHPGGPKVLEAFAESLEQPREAFARTWRSLEAVGNLSSASVLFVLGDTLAEAGAAPGDFGLLLAMGPGFCSELVLLRW; encoded by the coding sequence GTGCCGCACCCCGGGATCCTCACCGTAGGGCAGGCCCTGCCGCCCCATTACGCGGATCAGGAGCAGCTGATCGCCGCCTTCCGCAAGCTTTGGGCGCGGCAGCACTTCAACCTCGACCGCCTCGAGCAGCTGCATCGATCGGTCCGCGTCTCCGGCAGGCACCTGGCGCTGCCCATCGACGCCTACGAGGGGATCCGGAGCTTCGCCGAGGCGAATCGCGCCTGGACCGAGTGCGCCGTCTCCCTCGGCGCCGACGCGATCGAGCGGGCGCTGGCCGCTGCGGGCCTCCGCGCCGCGGACGTCGACCAGATCTTCTTCACCACCGTCACCGGCATCGCCGCGCCCAGCATCGACGCCAGGCTGGTGAACCGGCTGGGCCTGCGCCCCGACGTGAAGCGCACGCCGATGTTCGGCCTCGGCTGCGTGGCAGGCGCTGCAGGTGTGGCCCGGGCCAGCGACACGCTCCGCGGCGCCCCCGGCGAGATCGCCCTGCTCCTTTCGGTGGAACTCTGCTCGCTCACCCTGCAGCGGGAGGATCTCTCCATCCCCAACATCATCGCCTCGGGCCTCTTCGGCGACGGCGCCGCCGCCGTGGTCCTCGGCGGCGCGGACCGAGTGCAGCATGGACCGCAGGTGGTGGCGACGCGCTCGGTCTTCTACCCGGACACCGAGTGGGTGATGGGCTGGAACGTGGTCGAATCCGGCTTCCAGGTGGTGCTCTCGGCGCAGGTGCCGAATCTCGTGCGCGAGCGGATCCGCGGGGACGTCGACGCCTTCCTCGCAGGCCACGGCCTGCAGCGCGGGGACATCGCCCACTGGATCTGCCACCCCGGCGGCCCGAAGGTCCTCGAGGCCTTCGCCGAGAGCCTCGAGCAGCCCCGCGAGGCCTTCGCCCGCACCTGGCGCTCCCTCGAAGCGGTCGGGAACCTCTCCTCCGCCTCGGTGCTCTTCGTCTTGGGCGACACCCTCGCGGAAGCGGGCGCTGCACCAGGCGACTTCGGGCTCCTCCTCGCCATGGGGCCGGGCTTCTGCTCGGAGCTGGTGCTGCTGCGATGGTGA
- a CDS encoding TlpA family protein disulfide reductase — MHLYDSIPSFEGASSWSAGGPLEPEALRGRPTLIHIWSQACTACREQAPSLLRWAAEFGPQGLQIVGLHARSSPEQRDEEARRVAEEEGLRHPIAYDGVGAPITRRFGATFVPSYFLFDADGRLRHRQAGLRADVATEAAIRRVLEEERERAPTA; from the coding sequence ATGCACCTCTACGATTCCATCCCGTCGTTCGAAGGCGCAAGCAGCTGGAGCGCTGGCGGGCCCCTGGAGCCCGAGGCGCTGCGCGGGCGGCCGACGCTGATCCACATCTGGTCGCAGGCCTGCACCGCGTGCAGGGAGCAGGCCCCCTCGCTCCTCCGCTGGGCGGCGGAGTTCGGGCCGCAGGGGCTGCAGATCGTCGGGCTCCACGCCCGCTCGAGCCCCGAGCAGCGGGACGAGGAGGCCAGGCGCGTGGCCGAGGAAGAGGGGCTCCGCCACCCGATCGCCTACGACGGCGTGGGTGCGCCGATCACCCGGCGCTTCGGCGCGACCTTCGTCCCCAGCTACTTCCTCTTCGACGCGGACGGCAGGCTGCGCCACAGGCAGGCGGGCCTCCGTGCGGACGTCGCCACCGAGGCGGCGATCCGCCGCGTGCTCGAAGAAGAGCGCGAGCGGGCTCCGACGGCCTGA
- a CDS encoding lysophospholipid acyltransferase family protein: MRAIFSLLFWIFFAISSALLFCVALVIFLVTLPFDPKGRVQHLFSCAWAQLYFWVNPTWRLHVQGREKLPWRSAAVIVANHQSLGDILVLFGLYRPFKWVSKASVFRAPFLGWNMRLNRYVPLQRGDKGSIAKMMAACETWLERGVPVLLFPEGTRSPDGNLLPFKDGAFRLAAAKGCPVIPIAITGTADTLPKHGLVIRRSAACRVHVLDAVDPAPFGGDVAALREHVRALIAAEKARMESGEEVRRAA, translated from the coding sequence GTGCGGGCCATCTTCTCGCTGCTCTTCTGGATCTTCTTCGCGATCAGCTCCGCGCTCCTCTTCTGCGTGGCGCTCGTGATCTTCCTGGTGACGCTGCCCTTCGATCCGAAGGGCAGGGTGCAGCACCTCTTCTCCTGTGCGTGGGCGCAGCTCTACTTCTGGGTCAACCCGACCTGGCGGCTCCACGTGCAGGGGCGGGAGAAGCTGCCGTGGCGCAGCGCCGCGGTGATCGTCGCCAACCACCAGAGCCTCGGCGACATCCTCGTGCTCTTCGGCCTCTACCGCCCCTTCAAGTGGGTCTCGAAGGCGAGCGTCTTCCGGGCGCCCTTCCTCGGCTGGAACATGCGCCTCAACCGCTACGTGCCGCTGCAGCGCGGCGACAAGGGGAGCATCGCGAAGATGATGGCGGCCTGCGAGACGTGGCTCGAGCGCGGCGTGCCGGTGCTGCTCTTCCCCGAGGGGACGCGCTCGCCGGATGGCAACCTGCTGCCGTTCAAGGACGGCGCCTTCCGCCTCGCGGCGGCGAAGGGCTGCCCGGTGATCCCGATCGCGATCACCGGCACCGCCGACACCCTGCCCAAGCATGGCCTCGTGATCCGCCGCAGCGCCGCTTGCCGGGTGCACGTGCTCGACGCCGTCGACCCGGCGCCCTTCGGCGGCGACGTGGCGGCGCTGCGCGAGCACGTGCGGGCGCTCATCGCCGCGGAGAAGGCGCGGATGGAGTCCGGGGAGGAAGTGCGGCGGGCCGCCTAG
- a CDS encoding arginase family protein — protein MERPTGRYVVLQAPTHLGLRSSGVALAGDVLLEGGLATRLGAAVVGRVEAAPSWTRDPATGLCNGPEVAAHARRLADALVPLLEGGAVPLVLGGDDSVLVGAALALRRLGRHGLLFLDAHVDFTPPTASPTGELSDTDLAIVTGHGPPVVGDIEGLAPYFVPDDVVALGRRDFDAEAEDRAFAASGIRAFDLPAIRRGGLDTAVDRALDGVAGTAGVWIHLDCDVFADDVVPAVDYRTPGGLLPGEVATVLRRTRERAHLLGITVTIYNPTLDPDRSAARAIVDALVGGLLGRDGA, from the coding sequence TTGGAGCGCCCCACAGGGCGCTACGTCGTCCTCCAGGCGCCGACGCATCTCGGCCTCCGTTCCAGCGGCGTCGCGCTGGCAGGCGACGTGCTGCTCGAGGGGGGGCTCGCCACCAGGCTGGGCGCGGCGGTGGTGGGGCGGGTGGAGGCGGCGCCCTCGTGGACGCGCGACCCGGCGACCGGCCTCTGCAACGGGCCCGAGGTCGCGGCGCACGCGCGGCGGCTCGCGGATGCGCTGGTGCCGCTGCTGGAGGGTGGCGCCGTGCCGCTGGTGCTCGGCGGCGACGACAGCGTGCTCGTCGGTGCGGCGCTGGCGCTGCGCCGGCTGGGGCGCCACGGGCTGCTCTTCCTCGACGCCCACGTGGACTTCACCCCGCCAACCGCTTCACCGACCGGCGAGCTCTCCGACACGGACCTCGCCATCGTCACCGGCCACGGCCCGCCGGTGGTGGGCGACATCGAGGGGCTCGCTCCCTACTTCGTGCCCGACGACGTCGTCGCGCTGGGGCGCAGGGATTTCGACGCCGAGGCCGAGGATCGCGCCTTCGCGGCGAGCGGGATCCGCGCGTTCGATCTGCCGGCGATCCGGCGGGGCGGCCTCGACACCGCCGTCGACAGGGCGCTGGACGGCGTGGCCGGTACCGCCGGCGTCTGGATCCACCTCGACTGCGACGTCTTCGCGGACGACGTCGTGCCGGCGGTCGACTACCGCACGCCGGGCGGGTTGCTGCCGGGTGAGGTAGCCACGGTGCTGCGCCGGACCCGCGAGCGGGCGCACCTGCTGGGGATCACGGTGACCATCTACAACCCCACCCTCGATCCGGATCGCAGCGCCGCGCGGGCGATCGTCGACGCCCTGGTGGGCGGTCTCCTCGGGCGGGACGGCGCATAG
- a CDS encoding NAD(P)/FAD-dependent oxidoreductase, translated as MVDVAIVGGGPAGLAVAIEAAGKGLSTLVLERRSGPPDKACGEGLMPAGVRALEALGAAVLVPPDGCAPFVGIRYLQEDGTGAAARFPRGWGLGVRRLALAQALTLRARAAGASLQHGNGVHGVHLGPDGVMLDTDGGPVHARFLVAADGLTSPIRRAAGLEGAPVRRRRFGVRRHYVVQPWSDHVEVHWADGVEAYVTPAGPRRVGIAFLWDEGRIGPQRFDRLLERFPALRAALAGAVQESEDRGAGPLHRRVLGRVAGRVALVGDAAGYVDALSGEGLTLAFGQAAGLGAVLPAAVVHGGAALTGWEAESAAAFRRYAWITGALLQLSRHPALRRRVIRQLARHPRIFARLLAAVVEGPGSELRAGPAPALLRG; from the coding sequence ATGGTCGACGTGGCGATCGTGGGCGGAGGACCTGCGGGTCTCGCGGTGGCGATCGAGGCAGCGGGCAAGGGGCTCTCGACGCTGGTGCTCGAGCGGCGGAGCGGCCCACCCGACAAGGCGTGCGGCGAGGGGCTGATGCCTGCCGGCGTGCGCGCCCTCGAGGCCCTCGGCGCAGCGGTGCTCGTTCCGCCCGACGGCTGCGCGCCCTTCGTGGGCATCCGCTACCTGCAGGAGGACGGCACCGGGGCCGCTGCCCGTTTTCCCCGGGGCTGGGGGCTCGGCGTGCGACGTCTCGCCCTGGCGCAGGCGCTCACCCTGCGGGCCCGGGCAGCGGGCGCCTCGCTCCAGCATGGCAACGGGGTCCACGGCGTCCATCTCGGGCCGGACGGGGTGATGTTGGATACCGACGGTGGCCCGGTCCACGCGCGCTTCCTCGTCGCTGCCGATGGGCTCACCTCTCCGATCCGGCGTGCCGCCGGGCTCGAGGGAGCGCCGGTGCGCCGCCGGCGCTTCGGCGTGCGTCGCCACTACGTGGTGCAGCCCTGGAGCGACCACGTCGAAGTGCACTGGGCCGACGGCGTGGAGGCCTACGTCACGCCGGCGGGACCGCGGCGGGTGGGGATCGCCTTCCTCTGGGACGAGGGGCGGATCGGGCCGCAGCGCTTCGACCGCCTCCTCGAGCGATTTCCCGCGCTGCGGGCCGCCCTCGCCGGCGCCGTGCAGGAGAGTGAGGATCGCGGGGCAGGGCCGCTCCACCGCCGCGTGCTGGGGCGGGTCGCAGGCAGGGTGGCGCTGGTGGGTGATGCGGCGGGCTACGTCGACGCCTTGAGCGGCGAGGGGCTGACGCTCGCCTTCGGGCAGGCGGCAGGGCTCGGTGCCGTGCTGCCCGCTGCGGTGGTGCACGGCGGTGCCGCCCTCACCGGATGGGAGGCGGAGAGCGCCGCCGCCTTCCGGCGCTACGCCTGGATCACCGGCGCGCTCCTCCAGCTCTCCCGTCATCCGGCGCTACGGCGCCGCGTGATCCGGCAGCTCGCGCGCCACCCGCGGATCTTCGCCCGCCTGCTTGCCGCGGTGGTGGAGGGGCCGGGGAGCGAGCTGCGCGCAGGCCCGGCGCCGGCGCTGCTGCGCGGTTAG
- a CDS encoding acyl carrier protein — MRRTAAVDGEAEVLAEVRRIFADELGRKETVGMDDELARDLQLDSVQLLTLVVGLENRFRIALAEEDAGEIRTVADLVRLVCRRRDGGAS, encoded by the coding sequence TTGAGACGGACGGCTGCGGTGGACGGGGAGGCGGAGGTCCTCGCCGAGGTGCGGCGGATCTTCGCCGACGAGCTGGGACGCAAGGAGACGGTCGGTATGGATGACGAGCTCGCGCGGGATCTGCAACTCGATTCGGTGCAGCTCCTCACCCTGGTGGTGGGGCTCGAGAACCGCTTCCGGATCGCGCTCGCCGAGGAGGACGCCGGTGAGATCCGCACCGTCGCCGACCTGGTGCGGCTCGTCTGCCGGCGCAGGGACGGAGGTGCCTCGTGA